The nucleotide sequence ACGACGTCGGCGCCGCCGGAGGGCACGAGGTCGTCGAGCTCGTCGCCGACCTCGCTGCCCGCCGTGGACAGCCGGCTGGCCAGCACGTTGGCGTCGGTGAACGCCTGCCGGGTGGCGGCGCTCTCCCGCTGGTCCAGCAGGTAGCTGCGGGCCAGCGCGAACGTGGTGGCCACCAGGACGGCGGAGACCAGCAGCGCACCGACGGCGAAGGCGAGCACGATCCGCGCCCGCAGCCGTCTCGGCGCGAGCGCCAGCCTCACTGCGGGTCCAGCCGGTACCCCAGCCCCCGCACGGTCACCACCAGGGTCGGCGCACCCGGGTCCCGCTCGACCTTGGTCCGCAGCCGGCGCACGTGCACGTCCACGAGTCGTTCGTCGCCGAAGAACCCGTGCTCCCAGACCCGCTCCAGCAGGGCCTGCCGGCTGAGCACCCGGCCGGGGGAGGCGGCCAGCTCGCACAGCAGCCGGAACTCGGTCAGCGTCAGGTGCAGCTGCTCGGTGCCGCGGTGCACCGTGCCCCGGTCCGGCCGGAGCACCAGCGGTGTCTCGGGGTGGTTGTCCAGGACCAGCTCCTGCGGTCGCTCGTCCACCCCCGCGCTGGCGCTGATCCGGCGACGCAGGGCGCGCAGCCGCGCGGTGATCTCCTTGACCTGGAACGGCTTGGTCACGTAGTCGTCGGCGCCGGCCTCGAGCGCGGCCACGATGTCGTGGGTGTCGGCCCGGGCGCTGACCACCACGATCGGCAGGTCGTTGGCGCGGCGGACCTCGCGGATGACGGCGTAGCCGTCCATCGCACCGAGCATCAGGTCGACGATCATCAGGTCGGGCGCGGCGATGGCCACCTGCCGGCAGGCGTCCTCGCCGCTGGCCGCCTCGGCGACCTCGTAGCCCTCGTCCTCGAGGGCCCAGCGCAGGGGCATGCGGATGTGGTCGTCGTCCTCGACCAGCAGCAGACGCGGCGACACGCGGCCCATGCTGCCATCGCCCCGGCGCGCGCCCGGCGCCGGTCGGGCAGCCGTCACAGGATCGCAAACCAACGGGGGGTCGATCGCAAGGTGCGGCACCGATGCTCGGAGGTGACCACCCGACCACGCAGAGCCGCGGGGAGCACTGCCGATGACCGTCACCGCCGTCCACCGTCCACCGACGGGAACGGACGCCGTCCCCGTGCGTCCCGGTCGGGACGGGCAGGTGGTCGTGCGGCTGTCCGACGACCTGCTGGCCGACGGGCTCGCGGACCTGCGGTGGCTGCTGCGCGACGCGCTGCTGTCCGGGGCGCGCCGGCTGGTCGTGGACCTCACCGACGTCCGGCAGCTGTCCAGCACCGCGGTGGCCAGCTTCCTGTGGGCGCACCGCACCTGCCGGGCCCGCGGTGGCGCCGTCGTCCTGCGCGGGGTGAACCGGCGCACCGAGGACCTGCTGCACCGCACCGGTCTGTGGCGGGTCATGCAGCTGGAGGACCCGGCCGAGCACCCCGGGCACTGACCGCCCCCGTGCCCTCCCGCCCTCGGGGGACGGGGTGCGGGACACTCCCGGCATGCCCACTTCCGACTCCCACCGGGGCGGCCCGCTGAGCGTGCTGGTCGGCCGGGTCCGCGGCGCCCTCTGGCCGATCCCGGCGCTGGGCATCCTGCTGGCCATCGTCCTGGGCACCACGCTCCCCGAGCTGGACCAGCACTGGGCGACCCGGGAGCACCCGCTGACCTTCGCCTTCGGAGGCGGGGCATCCGCCGCGCGGGACCTGCTGGCCGCGATCGCCGGTTCGCTGATCTCGGTGACCGGCGTGACCTTCTCGCTCACCGTCGTCGCCCTGCAGCTGAGCAGCAGCCAGTTCACGCCGCGGCTGCTGCAGACCTTCTCCACCGACCGCACGGTGCAGCTCACCCTGGCCCAGCTGGTGCTGACCTTCACCTACGCCCTCACGGTGCTGCGGACGGTCCGCACCGAGAGCGCCACGGAGGACGACGACGCGTTCGTGCCGCGGTTGTCCATCACGGTGGCCTACCTGCTGACGCTGGGCAGCGTGCTGGCGCTGGTCCTGTTTTTGGGTCACCTCTCCCGGCTGCTGCGGGTGGAGACGATGCTGCGCGACGTGCACGACGAGGCCACCCAGACCCTCGCCCGGGAGCTCGACGAGCCCGACGGTGCGGCGCGCGACGCGGCGGACCACCGCAGCGCAGGGCCACCGGTGCCGCTGGTGGCCCGGTCCAGCGGCTTCCTGACCGTGGTCGACGAGCGGGCAGCGGTCGCCGCGGCCCGCGAGGCCGGCGTGGTCGTCGAGCTGGCCGTGCGGATCGGTGACTCCGTCGTCGAGGGGACGCCGGTGGCCCACGCCTGGTCGCTCGCGCCCGGTGGCAGCCCGGACACCGCGAGGTTGGAGGAGGCGCTGGACCGCAGCTTCCAGCTCTACTACGAGCGCACGCCCGACCGGGACCTCGCCTACGGGCTGCGCAAGGTGGTCGACATCTGCGTCCGGGCGCTGTCCCCGGGCACGAACGACCCGACCACGGCGGTGCACGCCCTCTCGCACGCCTCCTCGCTGCTCGGCCGGTTCGCCGAGCGCCCCGACGAGCCCCGGGTCTGCCGGGACGAGGAACAGCGGGTCCGGCTCGTGGTGCCGCCCTGGGAGCTGCCCGCGCTCCTGCAGCTGGCCGTCGAGGAGCCACTGCAGTTCGCCGAGGGGCAGCCCACGGTGCTCCGCCGGCTGGCGGGGCTGCTGCGGGAGTTCGCCTGGCGCGCCCAGGGGCGTTCCGTCGACGACCTGGTCTGCCGCTACGTCGACGCGGTGGCCGAGCGGGCGCTGGAGTCCACCGCCGTGGCGGAGTCCGAGACCCGGGCGTGGCGGCAGCAGGTCCGCCAGGCGCTGGCCGGGAGCTGGCCGGCCGAGGTCGGCTGACCCGCCCCGGCGTCACCCGACGGCGGTCTCCCGCGGCGCGTTCCGGACGAGCAGCTCGTCGCCGGAGGCCCGCATGGTGGTGCGCAGGTCCGAGAGGACGTGCAGACCGACGGCGTCGGCGGCCTGCACGTCGGCCAGGTCCAGGACCACGGTGGAGTGCCCGAGCCGGCGGAGGCCCTCCACGGTGCCCCGCAGCAGGTCGGCGCC is from Modestobacter marinus and encodes:
- a CDS encoding response regulator transcription factor; amino-acid sequence: MGRVSPRLLLVEDDDHIRMPLRWALEDEGYEVAEAASGEDACRQVAIAAPDLMIVDLMLGAMDGYAVIREVRRANDLPIVVVSARADTHDIVAALEAGADDYVTKPFQVKEITARLRALRRRISASAGVDERPQELVLDNHPETPLVLRPDRGTVHRGTEQLHLTLTEFRLLCELAASPGRVLSRQALLERVWEHGFFGDERLVDVHVRRLRTKVERDPGAPTLVVTVRGLGYRLDPQ
- a CDS encoding STAS domain-containing protein — protein: MTVTAVHRPPTGTDAVPVRPGRDGQVVVRLSDDLLADGLADLRWLLRDALLSGARRLVVDLTDVRQLSSTAVASFLWAHRTCRARGGAVVLRGVNRRTEDLLHRTGLWRVMQLEDPAEHPGH
- a CDS encoding DUF2254 domain-containing protein codes for the protein MPTSDSHRGGPLSVLVGRVRGALWPIPALGILLAIVLGTTLPELDQHWATREHPLTFAFGGGASAARDLLAAIAGSLISVTGVTFSLTVVALQLSSSQFTPRLLQTFSTDRTVQLTLAQLVLTFTYALTVLRTVRTESATEDDDAFVPRLSITVAYLLTLGSVLALVLFLGHLSRLLRVETMLRDVHDEATQTLARELDEPDGAARDAADHRSAGPPVPLVARSSGFLTVVDERAAVAAAREAGVVVELAVRIGDSVVEGTPVAHAWSLAPGGSPDTARLEEALDRSFQLYYERTPDRDLAYGLRKVVDICVRALSPGTNDPTTAVHALSHASSLLGRFAERPDEPRVCRDEEQRVRLVVPPWELPALLQLAVEEPLQFAEGQPTVLRRLAGLLREFAWRAQGRSVDDLVCRYVDAVAERALESTAVAESETRAWRQQVRQALAGSWPAEVG
- a CDS encoding STAS domain-containing protein; protein product: MPTPEDDVTAQRAPHPLPGPSLTEVVDGHTGRVRVSGHLTPQGADLLRGTVEGLRRLGHSTVVLDLADVQAADAVGLHVLSDLRTTMRASGDELLVRNAPRETAVG